One stretch of Podospora bellae-mahoneyi strain CBS 112042 chromosome 2, whole genome shotgun sequence DNA includes these proteins:
- a CDS encoding hypothetical protein (EggNog:ENOG503P59A; COG:S) yields MSGKFEPKTPVQLNPPKDDPISLSELAKANGEQADGKCYVAIKGLVYDVTGNKAYLPGGTYHVFAGKDASKALGKTSIKVEDVDADWSGLTEKEKGTLNDWVTFFSKRYNVVGRVEGATNFE; encoded by the exons ATGTCCGGCAAATTCGAACCTAAAACCCCCGTCCagctcaaccccccaaaggACGACCCAATCTCTCTCTCGGAGCTGGCCAAAGCGAACG GTGAACAAGCAGACGGGAAATGCTACGTCGCCATCAAGGGCCTCGTCTACGACGTGACGGGCAACAAGGCCTACCTCCCCGGCGGCACCTACCACGTCTTTGCTGGAAAGGACGCCTCCAAGGCCCTGGGCAAGACCTCGATAAAGGTCGAGGATGTGGATGCCGACTGGTCTGGGCTgacggagaaggagaaggggacgTTGAATGATTGGGTTACGTTTTTTAGTAAGAGGTATAATGTTGTGGgaagggtggagggggctACGAACTTTGAGTAG